Proteins encoded in a region of the Bacillus sp. T3 genome:
- a CDS encoding 3-ketoacyl-ACP reductase, with the protein MGSLNGKTALITGAGRGIGRATAIALAKEGVHLGLIGLNMSNLEKVAAELAQYDVQVSAASADVTDLESVTHAVEHIKSDLGQIDILINNAGIAKFGGFLDLTPEEWEKIIQVNLMGVYNVTRAVLPDMIERKSGDIINIASSAGQKGAPITSAYSASKFAVLGLTESLMLEVRKHNIRVTALTPSTVVTDLAIDTNLVSGNEENIMQAEDLAELIVASLKLNPRVFVKTAGLWSTNP; encoded by the coding sequence ATGGGTTCTCTAAATGGAAAAACTGCGCTTATTACTGGAGCAGGTAGAGGAATAGGACGAGCTACAGCTATCGCATTAGCGAAAGAAGGTGTTCATCTAGGATTGATTGGCTTGAATATGTCTAATCTTGAAAAGGTAGCGGCTGAACTAGCACAATATGATGTGCAAGTTTCCGCGGCATCAGCAGATGTTACGGATCTTGAATCTGTTACTCATGCAGTTGAACATATCAAATCTGACCTAGGACAGATTGATATTCTGATCAACAATGCAGGAATTGCTAAATTTGGTGGTTTTCTTGATTTAACTCCTGAAGAATGGGAGAAAATCATCCAAGTAAACTTGATGGGTGTTTATAATGTAACAAGAGCAGTATTACCTGACATGATTGAAAGAAAATCAGGTGATATTATCAATATTGCATCATCAGCTGGTCAAAAAGGGGCTCCAATCACGAGTGCTTACAGTGCATCAAAATTTGCCGTTTTAGGTCTAACAGAATCACTTATGCTTGAAGTAAGAAAGCACAATATCCGTGTAACGGCCTTAACACCAAGTACGGTCGTTACTGATTTGGCCATTGATACCAATCTAGTTAGTGGCAATGAAGAAAACATTATGCAAGCAGAAGACCTTGCTGAATTAATCGTAGCCAGTTTAAAACTTAATCCAAGAGTTTTCGTTAAAACAGCAGGACTATGGTCAACAAATCCTTAA
- a CDS encoding cytochrome C oxidase subunit II produces the protein MRKKIMGLLLTLLMVFTLAACSSNEKTDQTSKNDGNNEQPAAAPAPVDSKEPDTKEVTPTGNVVEVTINAKNFEFDVKEIKAKVGDTVKIHFVNTEGGHGLALDKYNVDAKDGDTVEFMAAEAGEFAYYCSIMCGHGHDLMEGKLIVE, from the coding sequence ATGCGAAAGAAAATAATGGGTTTACTTCTAACACTATTAATGGTATTTACCTTAGCAGCATGTAGCTCCAATGAAAAAACAGACCAAACATCAAAAAATGATGGTAACAATGAACAACCCGCAGCTGCGCCAGCACCAGTCGATAGTAAAGAACCCGATACAAAGGAAGTAACTCCAACTGGTAATGTGGTAGAAGTGACGATTAATGCAAAAAACTTTGAGTTTGACGTGAAAGAAATTAAAGCAAAGGTTGGTGACACAGTAAAAATCCATTTTGTAAACACAGAAGGTGGACATGGTTTAGCTCTTGATAAGTACAATGTGGATGCTAAAGACGGAGACACGGTTGAATTTATGGCAGCAGAAGCAGGAGAGTTTGCCTATTACTGTTCAATAATGTGTGGTCATGGTCATGATCTAATGGAAGGGAAATTAATAGTTGAATAG
- a CDS encoding pyrroloquinoline quinone-dependent dehydrogenase has translation MRKRLHFFTAILAASLLATGCSSTETEKDPVKKKETTNSNWETFGFDYGLGRHVPFSEFTKDNVKDLGIVWNKNFKELNKDIPSGNQSYPIVIDGVAYVTTSSNYVFAFDAVKGDVIWQWQPDQETLDHIKKMQMPSSNRGVAVGEGKVFMLIADNQIVAIDQKTGKTVKQVKLSEFYPEVTAENGYYETTAPVYYDGKIFVGSSGGDNGIRGFEAAFNASDLTPAWDEPFYTVPPKGQDWLAEGIFGGGGAVWMPPSIDTETGIMYISTGNPAPDYYGETRPGDNPHTDSVVALDSKTGKMIWAQQQVSHDLWDYDTADSPTIVKAKVNGKEQKIVMVGTKGGEWFAYDPKTGTPIYKNVAFSKIDHPNPTPEGVLTYPGVLGGQNYAPDTFDPASNLTLIPGIEQPYITKTAKNEAEAADMKDKFYGIWAMGTSFAVAADTEAYGTITAIDVNDGKIKYQIKTNDPMRGGLTSTKAGLSFYGELDGKVKAIETATGKELWSFQTSGDTISAAPTIFEHNNKTYLMITSAGNQPQIHVFALGGDKTQAETTKK, from the coding sequence ATGAGAAAACGCTTACATTTTTTTACAGCAATTTTGGCTGCTTCGCTCCTAGCGACTGGTTGTTCATCAACAGAAACTGAAAAAGACCCTGTCAAAAAAAAGGAAACAACTAACAGTAACTGGGAAACCTTTGGTTTTGACTATGGTTTGGGCCGTCATGTACCATTTTCAGAGTTTACGAAAGATAACGTGAAGGATTTAGGCATTGTTTGGAATAAAAATTTTAAAGAATTAAATAAAGATATCCCAAGTGGAAACCAAAGTTATCCAATTGTTATTGATGGTGTGGCCTATGTAACAACAAGCTCAAACTACGTCTTTGCGTTTGATGCAGTTAAGGGCGATGTCATCTGGCAATGGCAGCCTGACCAAGAAACTTTAGATCACATTAAAAAGATGCAAATGCCGAGTTCAAACCGGGGTGTAGCTGTTGGAGAAGGAAAAGTATTTATGTTAATCGCAGATAACCAAATCGTTGCCATCGATCAAAAAACAGGAAAAACGGTTAAGCAAGTGAAACTTAGTGAATTCTATCCTGAAGTAACTGCTGAAAACGGTTACTATGAAACTACTGCTCCTGTGTACTATGATGGTAAAATCTTTGTTGGTTCTTCTGGTGGTGACAACGGGATCCGTGGATTTGAAGCAGCCTTTAACGCGAGCGACCTAACTCCTGCATGGGATGAGCCTTTCTATACAGTTCCACCGAAGGGACAAGACTGGCTGGCTGAAGGAATATTTGGAGGAGGCGGTGCGGTTTGGATGCCACCTAGTATCGATACCGAAACTGGGATCATGTATATCAGTACAGGCAATCCAGCTCCGGACTATTATGGAGAAACGCGCCCTGGCGACAACCCGCACACTGACTCTGTTGTAGCACTTGATTCAAAAACAGGGAAAATGATTTGGGCACAACAGCAAGTTTCGCATGACCTGTGGGATTATGATACAGCAGATTCTCCAACGATTGTAAAAGCAAAAGTGAATGGAAAAGAACAAAAAATCGTCATGGTTGGGACAAAAGGTGGAGAATGGTTTGCTTATGATCCGAAAACGGGTACTCCTATTTACAAAAATGTAGCATTTAGTAAAATCGATCACCCGAATCCAACCCCAGAAGGCGTGTTAACTTACCCTGGTGTTCTCGGTGGACAGAACTACGCACCTGATACATTCGACCCAGCTTCCAACTTAACGCTCATTCCGGGAATTGAACAACCGTATATTACAAAAACGGCTAAAAACGAAGCAGAAGCAGCTGATATGAAAGATAAATTCTATGGAATTTGGGCAATGGGTACTTCTTTTGCTGTCGCAGCAGATACGGAAGCATACGGCACCATTACCGCAATTGACGTAAATGATGGAAAGATCAAATACCAAATCAAAACGAACGATCCAATGCGTGGTGGTTTGACCAGTACAAAAGCAGGTCTTTCTTTCTATGGTGAATTAGATGGAAAAGTTAAAGCAATTGAGACCGCTACTGGTAAAGAACTATGGTCGTTCCAAACTTCAGGTGATACCATTTCGGCTGCACCAACCATTTTTGAGCATAACAATAAAACGTATTTGATGATCACGTCTGCCGGTAATCAGCCACAAATTCATGTGTTTGCTTTAGGTGGAGATAAGACTCAAGCTGAAACGACAAAGAAATAA
- a CDS encoding ABC transporter ATP-binding protein: MLDGVNIKEHSEKNYAKIRNEKIGFVFQKFNLISKYTALYNVALPLLLRGESYKVAKQKATETLERVGLGDRIHHRPNQLSGGQQQRVAIARALVGECPLILADEPTGALDQKTGREVLDFIHQLNREGKTIVIITHDESIAAKAQRIVYVEDGMIQHHTGQSVNEFSH; the protein is encoded by the coding sequence TTGCTAGATGGAGTTAATATTAAAGAGCATTCTGAAAAAAACTATGCAAAAATCAGAAATGAAAAAATTGGGTTTGTCTTTCAAAAATTTAACCTCATTTCTAAATACACAGCCCTTTATAATGTAGCCCTACCATTACTTCTACGAGGCGAAAGCTATAAAGTGGCCAAACAGAAAGCTACAGAAACCTTAGAAAGAGTGGGGCTTGGTGATCGAATTCACCATCGTCCCAACCAGCTGTCGGGAGGTCAGCAACAGCGGGTTGCCATCGCGCGTGCGTTGGTTGGTGAGTGCCCTTTGATTCTTGCAGATGAGCCAACCGGTGCCCTTGACCAAAAGACAGGCAGGGAAGTTCTTGATTTTATTCATCAGCTTAATCGTGAAGGAAAAACAATTGTGATCATTACTCATGATGAAAGTATTGCTGCAAAAGCGCAAAGAATCGTATATGTAGAGGACGGAATGATTCAACACCATACTGGACAATCCGTTAATGAATTTTCCCATTAA
- a CDS encoding ATP-binding cassette domain-containing protein: MVQVEMVVKPVIKMTDICKSYGKDENKVDVLKGVSLTVDQGEFVAILGPSGSGKTTLMNLIGLIDTVDTWRVFARWS, translated from the coding sequence GTGGTCCAGGTGGAGATGGTGGTAAAGCCGGTAATTAAGATGACCGACATCTGTAAGTCATATGGCAAAGATGAGAATAAGGTGGATGTATTAAAAGGAGTATCACTAACCGTTGATCAAGGAGAATTTGTTGCCATACTAGGTCCTTCAGGTTCCGGGAAAACAACATTGATGAACTTGATAGGACTAATCGATACGGTTGATACCTGGAGAGTTTTTGCTAGATGGAGTTAA
- a CDS encoding ABC transporter permease, which yields MLRVWGLVPGTSSEIANGLTTSTVMIQGINEAYADITHLTPISGDLFTDEDGAIRNKVVVLGYNLADLLFDGDINAAVGTKIMVKGSPYTVTGVLERIGGSGGISSGPSNMSSSTTADDMAFIPYDVALKYTTGTGGTRGGGGGMGQVTIIAQANDINSVQPAIEEIKQYIGEITGDSESYSVVDAGSTLASAQETSNTMSALLIAVAAIVMIVSGIGIMNVLMVAVKERTREIGILKSIGAARNVILLEFLFEAIFISLCGGLLGVLLSVFAPWVLSFTDINYLASVEGIVLGLGFSVITGIFFGYYPAAKASKLKPIEALNYD from the coding sequence ATGTTAAGAGTGTGGGGGTTAGTACCTGGAACTTCATCAGAAATTGCTAATGGGTTAACAACTTCGACAGTCATGATTCAAGGAATTAACGAAGCTTATGCGGATATTACCCATCTGACTCCAATAAGCGGCGATCTATTTACTGATGAAGACGGGGCAATTAGAAACAAAGTGGTGGTACTTGGTTACAATTTAGCGGATCTTTTGTTCGATGGTGATATTAATGCTGCTGTTGGGACAAAAATCATGGTAAAAGGTTCACCCTACACCGTAACAGGTGTTTTAGAGCGTATTGGTGGGTCCGGCGGAATTAGTAGTGGACCTAGTAATATGTCAAGTTCTACAACAGCAGATGACATGGCGTTTATCCCTTATGATGTGGCACTAAAGTATACGACCGGTACGGGTGGAACAAGAGGCGGAGGCGGTGGAATGGGACAGGTAACCATTATCGCCCAAGCTAACGATATTAACAGCGTCCAGCCTGCCATTGAAGAAATTAAACAGTACATCGGAGAAATCACAGGGGATTCTGAATCCTATTCGGTCGTAGATGCGGGAAGTACATTAGCTTCAGCACAAGAGACATCCAATACGATGTCTGCCTTATTAATAGCAGTTGCCGCTATTGTTATGATTGTTAGTGGAATTGGAATAATGAATGTGCTGATGGTGGCTGTAAAAGAACGAACTCGAGAAATTGGTATTCTCAAAAGTATTGGCGCAGCAAGGAATGTTATCCTGCTAGAATTCTTATTTGAAGCAATATTTATCAGCCTTTGCGGTGGTTTGCTTGGAGTATTACTAAGTGTGTTCGCTCCATGGGTACTGTCCTTTACGGATATAAATTATTTAGCTTCGGTGGAAGGAATTGTGCTTGGTTTAGGATTTTCTGTGATAACTGGGATATTCTTCGGATATTATCCTGCTGCAAAAGCATCTAAGTTAAAACCGATTGAAGCATTAAATTATGATTGA
- a CDS encoding ABC transporter permease: MKLVELLRSVMLSVSTNKFRVILTSLGIIIGTFTIIMVVGIGKASEKAVEDQYKRLSVESITITKARGPGKGMGTTSTKSLTKQDALQMSEVLNNVKSVGVSTWNFIRNC; the protein is encoded by the coding sequence ATGAAATTAGTTGAGCTGTTACGTTCCGTTATGCTCAGCGTCTCTACTAATAAATTTAGAGTAATCCTGACATCGCTCGGAATTATTATAGGTACCTTTACGATCATTATGGTTGTCGGTATCGGAAAAGCCAGTGAAAAAGCAGTTGAAGATCAGTATAAGCGGCTATCTGTTGAAAGTATAACGATAACAAAGGCCCGTGGTCCCGGCAAGGGTATGGGCACTACCTCAACGAAGTCTTTGACTAAACAAGATGCTCTTCAAATGTCTGAAGTGCTTAACAATGTTAAGAGTGTGGGGGTTAGTACCTGGAACTTCATCAGAAATTGCTAA
- a CDS encoding HlyD family secretion protein codes for MKKQAIAIILSFSLGMSFLAGCSEETEATPVKTTEQKVTKGNLEIGLAADGRISRSITNLDFEVSGTVSKVNVQVGQTVKAGDILAELDDTDLQLAVTQATNALGKAEANYTDAVNQREIDKMDSKIKVDEAKAKWDTKTDDASLKAAYELELKKYQTLVNSNSSIQNAKLSLEEAKNDLQEAKNNLNKIYLKAPIDGAIMNINYKVGEVVTGTQTATNNNSSSSSSAFMTIVDPSVIYVTATATETDITGIATGQQMRVAIDSVSLENVAGDVVSVSDIPTIDSSGVVTYQVTWEIGRSKSYY; via the coding sequence TTGAAAAAACAAGCAATCGCAATTATTCTTTCTTTCTCTTTAGGGATGTCATTTTTGGCAGGTTGTTCAGAAGAGACCGAAGCTACACCTGTAAAAACTACTGAGCAAAAAGTTACAAAAGGAAATTTGGAAATAGGCCTTGCTGCCGATGGAAGAATCAGCCGGTCGATAACTAATTTGGATTTTGAAGTATCCGGCACAGTTAGTAAGGTGAATGTTCAGGTCGGACAAACTGTAAAAGCAGGTGACATTCTAGCTGAGCTTGATGATACGGATCTACAGCTTGCTGTCACACAAGCAACCAATGCTTTAGGTAAGGCTGAAGCAAATTATACTGACGCCGTTAATCAACGTGAAATTGATAAAATGGATTCAAAAATAAAAGTAGATGAAGCGAAAGCGAAATGGGATACGAAAACAGATGATGCGTCTCTAAAGGCTGCATATGAACTTGAATTAAAAAAATATCAAACTTTAGTAAACAGTAACTCATCGATTCAGAATGCAAAATTAAGCTTAGAAGAAGCGAAAAACGACCTCCAGGAAGCAAAAAATAATTTAAACAAGATTTATCTTAAAGCCCCTATTGATGGTGCGATTATGAACATTAACTATAAAGTGGGCGAAGTTGTAACAGGGACTCAAACCGCTACAAATAATAACTCATCTTCATCAAGCAGCGCCTTTATGACGATCGTCGATCCGTCGGTCATCTATGTAACAGCAACTGCTACAGAGACTGATATTACAGGGATCGCAACAGGTCAACAAATGAGAGTAGCAATTGACTCCGTATCTTTAGAAAATGTTGCGGGGGATGTGGTGTCTGTGAGTGATATTCCAACAATCGACAGCTCTGGTGTCGTTACTTATCAGGTTACCTGGGAAATTGGCAGAAGCAAATCCTATTATTAA
- a CDS encoding CD3324 family protein: MKYINATKVLPEKLIIEIQKYVQGETLYIPKQETEYQKWGISSGGRRLLDRRNAAIRDSFSCGSSIQQLAKEYYLSIETIKKIVYSHKK; the protein is encoded by the coding sequence ATGAAGTATATTAATGCAACCAAGGTTTTACCCGAAAAGCTAATTATAGAAATTCAAAAGTATGTCCAAGGAGAGACCCTTTACATTCCTAAACAGGAAACGGAGTACCAGAAATGGGGAATTTCCAGTGGCGGAAGACGACTGCTCGATCGACGTAATGCTGCAATTCGAGATTCTTTTAGTTGTGGAAGCAGTATCCAGCAACTGGCTAAGGAATACTACCTCTCAATCGAAACCATTAAGAAGATTGTTTATTCACATAAGAAATGA
- a CDS encoding FusB/FusC family EF-G-binding protein, translating into MMNKKFIKNEQLNFINKQIALIKDSTKKNLPPTVLAAVIELASAKILDLFPNANMEQQQMLDLSKLKSDEEYDQYIKRLSLFLLPFPKITEQQLKKMYPKNKKLKLPDLSKIDHNLLTYLSWNDLGSKKKFVLYELDGKLVGIECKMTPNSKKNLCSFCKCFGEVGYISTITKAKKSKNPDYYKAIGNLICTDSSECNKNITNVDYLTTFIQESLGI; encoded by the coding sequence ATGATGAACAAAAAATTTATTAAAAATGAACAATTAAATTTCATAAACAAACAGATAGCTTTAATTAAGGACAGTACTAAAAAGAATTTACCCCCAACCGTTTTGGCAGCGGTCATCGAATTAGCTAGTGCAAAAATCTTGGATCTTTTTCCAAATGCAAACATGGAACAACAGCAAATGCTCGATCTATCCAAACTAAAATCAGATGAGGAATATGACCAATATATCAAGCGTCTTTCACTCTTTTTGTTGCCTTTTCCAAAAATCACTGAGCAACAGCTAAAAAAAATGTATCCGAAGAATAAAAAGTTAAAGCTACCTGATTTATCCAAAATAGATCATAACCTGCTAACCTATTTAAGCTGGAATGATTTAGGATCCAAAAAAAAATTTGTCCTATATGAACTTGATGGTAAATTGGTCGGCATCGAATGTAAAATGACACCAAATAGTAAAAAAAATCTTTGTTCCTTCTGCAAATGCTTTGGCGAGGTAGGCTATATATCCACCATAACAAAGGCAAAAAAATCCAAAAATCCTGATTACTACAAGGCCATCGGGAATCTTATTTGCACAGATAGTTCCGAATGTAATAAAAACATAACCAATGTCGACTATTTAACAACCTTTATTCAAGAGTCATTAGGAATTTAG
- a CDS encoding HAMP domain-containing sensor histidine kinase, whose product MTSIRVKLFLILTSIILLFVIITQFFGMFFLEDFYIFSKKKSLNESLAQVQQILSKNNHYEEHLAALQDSKNINIVITDKDYHVIFMTAFLNSKDNNQLPYPKLPDKRDKHINDLKENFSKLPKIVTRTDPRMNTEFLSMYSKIKLPDDTEGFIEISTSIDAMKDSIRAASNFILYLSLLVTVIGTITIFYVSRKISKPIVKIGKLTADMANLDFSQRIEVNSNDEIGELGKNINLLSEKLDKTLNELANANFQLKKDLEMKERIDESRKELIANVSHELKTPISLIAGYAEGLKVNVNSEDKDFYCDVIIDEAAKMNKLVLSLLDLSQLEGGYKQMKKESIKANVLIENTLEKFSLIFKEKGIIVTVTYEGEYKVYADPDRIEQVLTNYITNAINHVDHCKMITIQVKEKSEEIVFSVINTGGCIQPDEIDKIWDSFYKIDKARTREYGGSGLGLTIVKAIIEAHGGKYGATNHKDSVEFWFALKKKGIA is encoded by the coding sequence ATGACATCGATAAGAGTTAAATTATTTTTAATCCTGACATCTATTATCCTTCTTTTCGTCATCATCACCCAATTTTTTGGCATGTTTTTCCTTGAGGATTTTTACATTTTCTCAAAAAAGAAGTCACTTAATGAAAGTCTTGCCCAGGTGCAACAAATTTTATCCAAAAACAATCATTATGAAGAACATCTTGCAGCACTTCAAGATAGTAAAAACATTAATATTGTTATTACAGACAAAGATTATCATGTCATTTTCATGACAGCTTTTTTAAACAGTAAGGATAATAATCAGCTTCCTTATCCAAAATTACCAGATAAACGGGATAAACATATAAATGATTTAAAAGAAAACTTTTCTAAACTTCCAAAAATCGTAACCCGTACCGATCCACGGATGAACACGGAATTCTTAAGTATGTATTCCAAAATTAAGCTTCCAGATGATACTGAAGGTTTTATTGAGATTAGTACATCCATCGATGCCATGAAGGACAGCATCAGGGCAGCAAGCAATTTTATCCTTTATTTATCCTTATTGGTTACAGTCATTGGGACAATTACAATTTTCTATGTATCAAGAAAGATTTCAAAACCTATTGTTAAAATCGGTAAGCTAACGGCTGATATGGCCAATCTGGACTTTTCACAAAGAATAGAAGTAAACTCCAATGATGAGATTGGTGAACTAGGAAAAAATATTAATTTATTATCTGAAAAGCTGGATAAAACGCTTAACGAACTTGCTAACGCTAATTTTCAACTGAAAAAAGATCTTGAGATGAAAGAAAGAATAGATGAATCAAGAAAAGAATTAATCGCCAATGTTTCACATGAACTAAAAACACCGATTTCGCTAATCGCAGGTTATGCTGAGGGGCTCAAGGTCAATGTTAACAGTGAGGATAAGGATTTTTATTGTGATGTAATTATTGATGAAGCAGCGAAAATGAACAAACTCGTACTTAGCCTGTTAGATCTTTCTCAGCTTGAAGGTGGATACAAGCAGATGAAAAAAGAATCGATTAAGGCAAATGTCCTTATCGAGAATACGCTCGAAAAATTCAGCCTCATTTTTAAAGAAAAAGGGATTATAGTCACGGTTACTTATGAAGGGGAATATAAGGTATACGCTGATCCCGATAGAATAGAACAAGTGTTAACGAATTATATAACCAATGCAATCAATCATGTTGATCATTGTAAAATGATAACGATACAAGTCAAAGAGAAAAGTGAAGAAATAGTGTTTAGTGTTATCAATACTGGAGGCTGTATTCAGCCCGATGAAATTGATAAAATCTGGGATAGCTTTTACAAAATTGATAAAGCACGTACCCGAGAATATGGTGGCTCAGGACTAGGACTGACTATTGTCAAAGCGATTATTGAGGCGCACGGTGGAAAATATGGAGCAACTAATCATAAAGATTCCGTTGAATTTTGGTTTGCTTTAAAGAAAAAAGGAATAGCCTAA
- a CDS encoding response regulator transcription factor: protein MKKPLILIADDEMRLRKLVSDFLLNSGIGVLTAEDGKMAIDIFIEQRQKIDLIILDVMMPQMDGWEVLKAIRKVSSSVPIIMLTAKSEESDELTGFKLGANDYVTKPFSPSVLVARVENLLKQSRKISSERLVSGNLSIDLIEHIAYIDNCLIELTPKEFDLLVFFIQNEGIALSRDNILNAVWNHDYFGDLRTVDTHVKQLRAKLGIFSRYIQTVRGIGYRMRCKDADDIDKS, encoded by the coding sequence GTGAAAAAACCATTAATACTGATTGCAGATGATGAAATGAGGCTGAGGAAGCTGGTTTCCGACTTCCTATTGAATTCCGGAATTGGCGTTCTAACTGCTGAGGATGGAAAAATGGCCATTGATATTTTTATAGAGCAGCGTCAAAAAATAGATCTTATCATTTTGGATGTTATGATGCCACAAATGGATGGTTGGGAAGTATTAAAAGCGATAAGGAAAGTATCATCATCAGTTCCCATAATTATGCTAACGGCAAAATCTGAAGAATCGGATGAACTAACAGGATTTAAGCTTGGTGCAAATGATTATGTAACCAAACCCTTTTCGCCAAGTGTTTTAGTGGCAAGAGTTGAAAATCTTTTGAAACAATCACGAAAAATAAGTAGCGAACGGCTCGTATCAGGAAATCTTTCAATTGATTTAATCGAGCATATTGCCTATATTGACAATTGTCTGATTGAATTGACCCCAAAGGAATTCGATTTATTAGTTTTTTTCATTCAAAATGAAGGTATTGCGTTATCAAGGGACAATATCTTAAATGCAGTCTGGAACCATGATTATTTTGGTGACCTTCGGACTGTAGATACACATGTGAAACAATTGCGTGCTAAGCTTGGCATATTTAGTCGTTATATTCAAACAGTTCGTGGAATTGGATACAGAATGAGGTGCAAGGATGCGGATGACATCGATAAGAGTTAA
- a CDS encoding tautomerase family protein, with product MQINILKGRSPGKKEILIRRVTDTVADVLEAPGRKRSCHDQ from the coding sequence ATTCAAATCAATATTCTAAAAGGGCGTTCACCTGGAAAGAAAGAAATCTTGATCCGTAGAGTGACAGATACGGTCGCTGATGTTTTAGAAGCTCCTGGTCGGAAGCGTTCGTGTCATGATCAATGA
- a CDS encoding 2-keto-4-pentenoate hydratase, whose product MKVSIHAAATDLLAAEEAKQPIKPLTVTHPAITVDEAYYIQLEQIRRKVGDGAIIVGKKIGATSKAIQQMFQVDQPDYGHLLDDMMFLDGDTLSLDRYLQPKVEFEIAFVLKKDLKGPNVTILDVLDATDYIVPAIEVIDSRIENWNIKFEDTVADNGSSAGAILGGNPTSLENIDLTNIGMVVYKNGEYFDSAAGAAVMGNPLRAVAWLANSLAKYDVWLKAGEVVLSGALTAAVPAEHNDSFTAEFAHIGSVSVSFKSQNEAGDN is encoded by the coding sequence GTGAAGGTGTCCATACATGCTGCTGCGACTGACTTATTGGCAGCAGAGGAAGCGAAACAGCCGATAAAACCATTAACAGTAACCCATCCTGCTATTACGGTCGATGAAGCGTATTACATTCAATTGGAGCAAATACGCCGAAAAGTGGGGGACGGAGCGATTATTGTTGGAAAAAAAATTGGTGCGACTAGTAAAGCAATTCAGCAAATGTTCCAGGTAGACCAACCTGATTATGGCCATTTATTGGATGACATGATGTTTTTGGATGGAGACACACTTTCGCTTGACCGGTATCTCCAGCCGAAAGTAGAATTTGAGATTGCTTTTGTCTTAAAGAAGGATTTAAAAGGTCCAAATGTAACGATCTTGGATGTACTTGATGCGACAGATTATATTGTACCGGCGATTGAAGTGATTGATAGTCGAATAGAGAATTGGAATATTAAATTTGAAGATACGGTTGCGGATAACGGTTCATCTGCTGGGGCGATCCTCGGTGGAAATCCAACTAGCCTTGAGAATATAGATTTAACAAATATTGGAATGGTGGTTTATAAAAACGGAGAATATTTTGATTCGGCAGCGGGTGCGGCAGTAATGGGTAATCCACTACGCGCAGTAGCATGGTTGGCAAACTCGTTAGCAAAATATGATGTTTGGTTAAAAGCGGGGGAGGTCGTTTTATCCGGTGCGCTAACAGCGGCCGTTCCAGCTGAGCATAATGATTCCTTTACCGCAGAATTTGCTCACATCGGTTCGGTGTCTGTCTCCTTTAAAAGTCAAAATGAAGCGGGTGATAATTAA